The following are from one region of the Gammaproteobacteria bacterium genome:
- the gltX gene encoding glutamate--tRNA ligase, which produces MVMRTRFAPSPTGYLHIGGARTALYSWLHARKHGGRFVLRIEDTDLERSTAESVNAILEGMTWLGLEYDEGPFYQTERFERYKEVIQQLLDKGLAYHCYCSREELETMREEAMARKEKPRYSGRCRVRQDVPEGIEPVIRFKNPPEGAVVIDDLIKGRVVIQNSELDDLIIARSDGTPTYNLTVVVDDWDMGITHVIRGDDHLNNTPRQINLLRALGAEPPIYAHAPMILGPDGKRLSKRHGAVSVMQYREDGILPEALLNYLVRLGWSHGDQEVFSRDEMIELFDINNVNSAASMFNREKLLWLNQQYLIKAEPEYIAHHLSIHLGKLGIDPSEGPDILDVVKAQQERAQTLVEMAEISRFIYQDFDDYDAAAAKKHLRPVAREPLEKMRDALLALSDWSPEALHHSVETVSRALELNMGKVAQPLRVAVVGRAASPGIDVTLHLVGKPACLRRIDMALAYIEKRAAES; this is translated from the coding sequence ATCGTAATGCGTACTCGATTTGCCCCCAGCCCAACCGGCTATCTCCACATTGGCGGTGCCCGCACGGCGCTGTATTCCTGGCTGCATGCCCGCAAACATGGCGGTCGGTTTGTGCTGCGCATCGAAGACACGGATCTCGAACGCTCCACCGCAGAGTCGGTCAACGCGATTCTGGAGGGCATGACCTGGCTGGGGCTGGAGTACGATGAAGGCCCGTTTTATCAGACCGAGCGATTTGAGCGTTATAAAGAGGTGATCCAGCAGTTGCTGGACAAGGGGCTGGCCTACCACTGTTATTGCTCGCGCGAGGAGCTGGAGACGATGCGCGAAGAGGCGATGGCGAGGAAGGAAAAGCCGCGCTACAGCGGGCGTTGCCGGGTACGCCAGGATGTCCCGGAGGGGATTGAGCCGGTAATCCGCTTCAAAAACCCGCCCGAGGGCGCCGTGGTGATTGATGACCTCATCAAGGGCCGGGTGGTGATCCAGAACAGCGAGTTGGATGACCTGATCATCGCCCGCAGCGATGGCACGCCTACCTATAATCTGACCGTGGTGGTGGATGACTGGGACATGGGCATTACCCACGTGATCCGCGGTGACGACCACCTCAACAATACGCCGCGACAGATCAACCTGCTGCGCGCGCTGGGCGCCGAGCCGCCGATTTACGCCCATGCGCCGATGATTCTTGGCCCGGATGGCAAGCGGCTGTCCAAGCGGCACGGCGCGGTGAGCGTCATGCAGTATCGCGAGGACGGTATTCTGCCGGAGGCCCTGCTGAACTATCTGGTGCGGCTGGGCTGGTCCCACGGGGATCAGGAGGTCTTTTCCCGGGATGAGATGATTGAGCTGTTTGACATCAACAACGTCAACTCCGCCGCCTCCATGTTCAACCGTGAAAAGCTGCTGTGGCTGAATCAGCAGTACCTTATCAAAGCCGAGCCCGAATACATCGCCCATCACCTGAGCATCCACCTGGGCAAGCTGGGCATTGACCCCAGCGAGGGCCCCGATATTCTGGATGTGGTCAAGGCCCAGCAAGAGCGCGCGCAGACGCTGGTGGAGATGGCCGAGATCAGCCGTTTCATCTATCAGGATTTTGACGACTACGACGCGGCGGCGGCGAAAAAACACCTGCGCCCGGTGGCCAGGGAGCCGCTGGAAAAGATGCGCGACGCCCTGCTTGCACTCAGCGACTGGAGCCCCGAGGCCCTGCACCACAGCGTGGAAACGGTCTCCAGGGCGCTGGAGCTGAATATGGGCAAGGTCGCGCAGCCCTTACGGGTTGCCGTCGTGGGGCGCGCAGCATCCCCCGGTATTGATGTCACACTGCACCTGGTCGGCAAGCCCGCCTGTCTGCGTCGCATCGACATGGCGCTGGCCTATATTGAAAAACGCGCCGCTGAAAGCTGA
- a CDS encoding glutamine--tRNA ligase/YqeY domain fusion protein, whose amino-acid sequence MSDNETASTSTPSNFIRQIIDADLAANKNGGKVITRFPPEPNGYLHIGHAKSICLNFGIARDYHGTCNLRFDDTNPHKENVEFVESIQQDVRWLGFDWDDRLYFASDYFERLYDFAMQLIRKGKAYVCELDAEQMREYRGTLTEPGKDSPFRDRSIEENLEQFAKMRAGEFEDGSKVLRAKIDMASPNINLRDPTIYRIRHGVVHHQTGESWCIYPMYDYTHCLSDALEGITHSLCTLEFADHRPLYDWFLDTLETPNHPQQIEFSRLSLQYTITSKRKLTALVDEGHVEGWDDPRMPTIAGMRRRGYPPAAIRDFCTRIGITKSDNSVEMGVLENCVREDLNDHAPRRMAVLNPLKVVIENYPEGQEEMLTVANHPQDESMGTREIAMSREVFIDQEDFLEVAPNKKFKRLVHGGEVRLRNGYVIRCDEMIKNNQGDVIELRCSYDPATLGANPEGRKVKGVIHWVSATHGLKAEVRIYDRLFNHPTPDATKDGQAFTAHLNAESMLTLTHCMLEPALADANAGDCFQFEREGYFCKDPAQTADGLPIFNRTVSLRDSWAKIENQATESA is encoded by the coding sequence ATGAGCGACAACGAGACAGCATCCACCAGCACGCCCAGCAACTTTATTCGCCAGATTATCGATGCGGACCTTGCCGCCAACAAGAATGGTGGCAAGGTCATCACCCGCTTCCCGCCGGAGCCGAATGGCTACCTGCACATTGGCCACGCCAAATCGATCTGCCTGAATTTCGGTATCGCCCGGGATTACCACGGCACCTGCAATCTGCGTTTTGACGATACCAATCCGCATAAGGAAAATGTCGAGTTCGTGGAATCCATCCAGCAAGACGTGCGCTGGCTGGGTTTTGACTGGGATGACAGGCTGTATTTCGCCTCCGACTATTTTGAGCGGCTCTATGATTTTGCCATGCAGCTGATCCGCAAAGGCAAGGCCTACGTCTGCGAGCTGGATGCGGAGCAGATGCGGGAATATCGCGGCACGCTCACCGAGCCGGGTAAAGACAGCCCTTTTCGGGATCGCTCGATCGAGGAAAATCTTGAGCAGTTTGCAAAAATGCGCGCCGGTGAATTCGAGGATGGCAGCAAGGTGTTGCGCGCCAAGATCGACATGGCATCGCCTAACATCAATTTGCGCGACCCAACGATCTACAGAATCCGTCACGGCGTGGTCCACCATCAAACTGGTGAATCCTGGTGCATCTATCCCATGTACGATTACACGCATTGCCTGTCTGATGCGTTGGAAGGCATTACGCATTCGCTGTGCACGCTGGAATTTGCCGACCACCGCCCGCTGTACGACTGGTTTCTGGACACACTGGAGACCCCCAATCATCCGCAGCAGATCGAATTTTCCCGGCTGTCGCTGCAATACACCATCACCAGCAAACGCAAATTAACGGCGCTGGTCGATGAAGGCCATGTGGAAGGCTGGGACGACCCGCGCATGCCGACCATTGCCGGCATGCGGCGGCGGGGCTATCCACCCGCGGCCATCCGGGATTTTTGCACGCGCATCGGCATCACCAAATCGGACAACAGCGTGGAAATGGGCGTACTGGAAAACTGTGTGCGCGAAGACCTCAACGACCATGCGCCGCGCCGCATGGCCGTGCTCAATCCGCTGAAGGTGGTGATTGAAAATTATCCCGAGGGTCAGGAGGAAATGCTGACCGTGGCCAATCATCCGCAGGATGAATCCATGGGCACCCGTGAGATTGCCATGTCACGCGAGGTTTTTATCGATCAGGAGGACTTTCTCGAGGTCGCCCCCAATAAAAAATTCAAACGCCTGGTGCATGGCGGCGAGGTTCGCCTGCGCAATGGTTATGTGATCCGCTGCGATGAGATGATCAAGAATAATCAGGGCGATGTCATCGAACTGCGCTGCAGCTATGACCCTGCCACCCTGGGGGCGAATCCTGAAGGCCGCAAGGTCAAGGGCGTGATTCACTGGGTGTCCGCCACGCACGGGCTGAAGGCCGAAGTACGGATCTATGACCGACTCTTCAATCACCCGACACCCGATGCCACCAAGGATGGGCAGGCGTTCACCGCGCATCTCAATGCGGAGTCCATGCTGACATTGACCCACTGTATGCTGGAACCGGCCCTGGCAGACGCGAATGCGGGCGATTGCTTTCAATTCGAACGGGAAGGTTATTTCTGCAAAGATCCGGCGCAGACCGCGGATGGCCTACCTATTTTCAACCGTACCGTAAGCCTGCGAGACTCCTGGGCAAAAATAGAGAACCAAGCGACCGAGTCCGCTTGA
- a CDS encoding radical SAM protein — translation MPKITLATLNARYIHASLGLRYLKANMAELGPSTTIREFVITHRPIDVAETLLADSPAIIGLGVYIWNVTEVTALVGLLKAISPATIIVLGGPEVSYETQQQVLYGRADYIITGMADLAFVELCRNILAGTAPSTKVMHAPQPPLAMIRLPYDQFTEEDVANRVIYVEASRGCPFKCEFCLSSLDKTAWPFDIERFLEAMQGLYAKGVRHYKFVDRTFNLKIDTSIRILEFFLGKQDDTLFLHFELIPDHLPDKLKTVIQRFAEGSLQFEIGIQTFNPEVQALISRKQDNQQAVANIQWLTQATTAHLHTDLIVGLPGEDMQSFARGFDRLIGLNPGEIQVGILKRLRGTPIIRHTERYDMRYNPAPPYNVLSTDRIDFRHMQRLSRFARYWDMLANSGRFKNTLPVLLGEQPFDRFMGLSDWLFATTQQTHKISLKRLFDLIYEYLTTLQDMPALEVARVLGADYARSGQKGLAGFMSPTVREAQTKDLGKAMKGAKRQARHVG, via the coding sequence ATGCCAAAGATCACCCTCGCCACCCTCAATGCCCGTTATATACATGCCTCGCTCGGCCTGCGCTATTTGAAGGCGAATATGGCCGAGCTGGGGCCATCAACGACCATCCGGGAATTCGTCATCACCCATCGCCCGATCGATGTCGCGGAAACACTGCTCGCCGATTCGCCGGCCATTATTGGGCTGGGCGTCTATATCTGGAATGTGACGGAGGTGACGGCGCTGGTCGGGCTGCTCAAGGCGATTTCACCGGCAACCATTATCGTGCTCGGCGGCCCCGAGGTCAGTTACGAAACGCAACAGCAGGTCCTTTATGGACGGGCCGATTACATCATCACGGGCATGGCCGACCTGGCATTTGTCGAACTCTGCCGAAACATCCTCGCCGGCACTGCACCGTCGACGAAAGTGATGCATGCGCCACAACCGCCATTGGCCATGATCCGTCTGCCCTATGATCAGTTCACCGAAGAAGATGTCGCCAACCGGGTGATCTATGTGGAGGCGTCGCGGGGTTGCCCGTTTAAGTGTGAGTTTTGTCTGTCCTCGCTGGATAAGACGGCCTGGCCATTCGATATCGAACGCTTTCTTGAGGCCATGCAGGGGCTCTACGCGAAAGGCGTTCGCCACTACAAGTTTGTGGATCGTACCTTCAACCTGAAGATTGATACCAGTATCCGGATCCTGGAATTCTTTCTTGGCAAACAGGATGACACACTGTTCTTACATTTTGAGCTGATCCCTGATCATCTGCCGGACAAACTCAAAACGGTGATCCAACGGTTTGCAGAGGGTTCGCTGCAATTTGAAATCGGCATTCAGACATTTAATCCTGAAGTGCAGGCATTAATCAGCCGCAAACAGGATAACCAGCAGGCCGTCGCCAATATTCAGTGGCTGACCCAGGCAACCACCGCCCACCTGCACACCGATCTGATTGTCGGCCTGCCGGGTGAAGACATGCAAAGCTTCGCTCGTGGCTTTGATCGGCTGATTGGCCTGAACCCTGGTGAGATCCAGGTAGGCATATTAAAACGCCTGCGTGGCACGCCTATTATCAGGCATACCGAGCGCTATGATATGCGCTACAACCCCGCACCGCCGTACAACGTGCTCTCGACTGACCGCATTGATTTCCGGCACATGCAGCGACTCTCACGCTTCGCACGTTACTGGGACATGCTGGCCAATTCGGGGCGTTTCAAAAACACCCTGCCAGTCTTGCTGGGTGAGCAGCCCTTTGATCGGTTTATGGGGCTGAGTGACTGGTTATTTGCAACCACACAGCAGACGCATAAGATTTCCCTTAAACGCCTGTTCGACCTGATCTATGAGTATCTGACCACGCTGCAGGATATGCCCGCTTTGGAGGTTGCACGCGTATTGGGGGCGGATTATGCCCGATCGGGTCAAAAGGGATTGGCGGGATTCATGTCGCCTACAGTGCGTGAGGCGCAGACTAAAGACCTTGGCAAGGCCATGAAAGGTGCGAAACGACAGGCCCGCCATGTGGGCTGA
- a CDS encoding DUF4382 domain-containing protein, with product MSHKTYTSPLGTLVLALISLALVACGGAGSSTNSTGNGSVGIVLTDGPTADFAEVNVTITEISLIPDDDSDNDIDNDNGPVVIFQGEETINLLRLTDFSALFALSNAVPAGEYEKIRLQLKQPNGIELVKRDAQGNITETVYPAMTGNGKLDLNPRGDFHVVANQTLYIQLDIDADKSLHIVQTGNGGYRFRPVIFVDIIDQQFSGKLVRHFGYVQSLDAANNRFKLCDQPMADMPTTTALSLVTQSIDGCIEVVADDVSVFDQNGDPADRSGIQDDDMLTVIGFVRSYEEHDDDDEETGSTNSTDADSTDADSTDADDHTIRLYAEVIEMGDRDTFAIVDGSVTTEPQTAAAAFGLALDETTDIQVQLQAQAGTRVFSRSGQRLDYRGIDLGLTASVDGVYSATDSSLLKAGLVIVDSAKIDSLQKLSGTVLSVDADSRLITISSDSGDKLIRLTDDSHIFLMLGDGAGALSTVIDILAVPVGAELDVYGHAATDGYFDANTVIVESPDTTP from the coding sequence ATGTCACACAAAACCTATACATCACCTCTGGGAACGCTGGTACTCGCCCTGATCAGCCTGGCTCTGGTGGCCTGCGGTGGTGCAGGTTCATCAACAAATTCTACCGGCAATGGCAGCGTCGGCATCGTGCTTACCGACGGCCCTACCGCTGACTTTGCCGAGGTCAATGTCACCATCACGGAGATCTCGCTGATCCCGGATGACGACAGTGACAATGATATCGACAACGACAACGGGCCGGTGGTGATCTTCCAGGGTGAAGAAACCATCAACCTGCTGCGGTTGACCGACTTTTCTGCGCTGTTTGCCCTCTCCAACGCCGTGCCGGCGGGGGAGTACGAAAAGATCCGCCTGCAGCTAAAGCAACCGAACGGTATCGAGCTCGTCAAAAGAGACGCCCAGGGCAATATCACCGAAACCGTTTATCCCGCGATGACCGGCAATGGCAAGCTGGACCTCAATCCCCGCGGTGACTTCCACGTGGTGGCCAATCAGACCCTGTATATCCAGCTCGATATCGATGCCGACAAATCCCTGCACATTGTGCAAACGGGCAACGGTGGCTATCGGTTCCGCCCGGTGATCTTTGTGGACATCATCGACCAGCAGTTCAGCGGCAAGCTGGTGCGCCACTTTGGCTATGTGCAGAGCCTGGATGCGGCCAATAACCGCTTCAAATTATGCGATCAACCGATGGCGGATATGCCGACCACCACCGCGCTCAGCCTGGTGACGCAGAGTATCGATGGTTGTATCGAGGTGGTCGCCGACGACGTCTCTGTGTTTGATCAGAACGGCGATCCTGCCGATAGGAGCGGCATTCAGGATGACGACATGCTGACCGTCATCGGCTTCGTACGCAGTTATGAAGAGCATGACGATGATGACGAAGAGACTGGTAGTACCAACAGTACCGATGCGGACAGCACCGATGCAGATAGCACCGATGCAGACGACCATACGATTCGCCTGTATGCCGAAGTGATCGAGATGGGTGACCGTGACACCTTCGCCATCGTTGATGGCAGCGTTACCACCGAACCACAGACCGCCGCGGCGGCCTTTGGTCTGGCGCTGGATGAGACCACGGATATTCAGGTGCAGCTACAGGCACAGGCCGGCACCCGGGTGTTTTCACGCAGCGGGCAGCGGCTGGACTACCGGGGTATCGACCTGGGCCTGACGGCCTCGGTGGACGGCGTCTATTCCGCCACCGACAGCAGCCTCCTTAAGGCCGGCCTGGTGATTGTGGATAGCGCCAAGATCGACAGCCTGCAGAAGCTGTCCGGCACGGTGCTGAGTGTCGATGCCGACTCCAGGCTTATTACCATCAGTAGCGACAGCGGCGACAAGCTGATCCGCCTGACCGACGACAGCCACATCTTCCTCATGCTGGGGGATGGTGCCGGCGCGCTGAGCACCGTGATCGACATCCTGGCCGTGCCCGTCGGTGCGGAACTGGATGTCTATGGCCATGCGGCTACCGACGGCTACTTCGATGCCAATACGGTCATCGTGGAGTCACCGGACACGACGCCATAG
- the lexA gene encoding transcriptional repressor LexA — MSDTVKMPMLTPGQRKALDFIKDYLSREGFAPSLAEIAEGLGTRSRGSMHKQVQALAAAGAIRLIPGRQRGIELVEPWDDIEPHRYSLPLLGRIAAGRPIEAIPDEDTLNLAEFLLGPDRFALRVQGDSMIEAGILDGDTVIIKRGETATDGDIVVALIDDDAATLKRFHRRVGGKIELAPENRSLRPLVLDAHRVRIQGVLVSQLRTY, encoded by the coding sequence GTGAGTGACACAGTGAAGATGCCCATGCTTACCCCCGGCCAGCGCAAAGCCCTGGATTTCATTAAAGATTACCTGTCGCGTGAGGGCTTTGCCCCGAGTCTCGCGGAGATCGCCGAGGGTCTCGGCACCCGCTCGCGTGGCTCCATGCACAAGCAAGTGCAGGCGCTGGCCGCGGCCGGCGCCATCCGCTTGATACCCGGTCGGCAACGGGGCATTGAACTGGTGGAGCCGTGGGACGACATCGAGCCCCACCGCTACAGCCTGCCCCTCCTGGGGCGCATTGCCGCCGGCCGGCCCATCGAGGCGATCCCCGACGAGGACACCCTCAACCTGGCGGAATTCCTCCTCGGCCCCGACCGCTTTGCCCTGCGGGTGCAGGGTGACTCCATGATCGAGGCCGGGATCCTGGATGGTGATACGGTGATCATCAAGCGCGGCGAGACCGCCACCGATGGGGACATCGTGGTGGCGCTGATTGATGACGACGCGGCCACCCTGAAACGTTTTCACCGTCGCGTCGGCGGCAAGATCGAGCTGGCCCCCGAAAACCGCAGCCTGCGCCCCCTGGTGCTGGACGCCCATCGGGTGCGCATCCAGGGTGTGCTGGTCAGCCAACTCCGCACCTATTGA
- a CDS encoding DNA polymerase IV, with translation MTRTVFRPWRRAIILVDMNAFFASIEQLDRPEWRGRPVAVTNGLTGTCIITSSYEARACGVRTGMRLKEARRLCPALIQSPARPERYAAVSSRIMSALDAISPDIEVFSVDEAFLDVTRCQRLLGSPEHIARLTKEIVFQASGIPCSVGVSGDKTTAKYAAKLNRPDGLTVIPPWEAKARLRDVPVTELCGINKGIGGFLAARGVYTCGDMERLPIGVLAQRFGNPGRRIWYMAQGADPEPLQLGLAAPKTMGHGKVMPPNTRAAGVILTYLLHMSEKLAARLRRHAMVAQTFSIALNTREGWIGNKARSVVPTQNGKTIVQLCKRVIGACWRGQGVHQVQVTALDPRPLNGQLEMFAAGAEPDREKQTRAHAAIDTINARYGEFTLAPARLLNRSTMPNVIAPAWKPYGHRQTIQDIEADTRRANKDDADAPG, from the coding sequence GTGACTCGCACCGTCTTTCGCCCCTGGCGTCGCGCCATCATTCTGGTCGACATGAACGCCTTCTTTGCCTCGATCGAGCAGCTGGATCGCCCCGAGTGGCGCGGGCGTCCAGTGGCGGTGACCAATGGCCTGACCGGCACCTGCATCATCACCAGTTCGTACGAGGCCCGCGCCTGTGGCGTCAGGACTGGCATGCGGCTGAAAGAGGCGCGTCGATTGTGCCCCGCACTGATTCAGTCCCCGGCCCGGCCGGAACGCTATGCCGCCGTGTCATCCCGCATCATGTCGGCGCTCGATGCCATTTCGCCCGACATCGAAGTCTTTTCCGTCGACGAGGCCTTCCTGGACGTCACCCGCTGTCAGCGCCTGCTCGGCTCCCCCGAACACATCGCCCGGCTGACCAAGGAGATCGTGTTCCAGGCCTCGGGCATCCCCTGCTCGGTGGGGGTCAGTGGCGACAAGACCACCGCCAAGTATGCCGCCAAGCTCAACCGGCCCGACGGTTTAACCGTGATCCCGCCCTGGGAGGCGAAGGCGCGCCTGCGCGATGTGCCGGTGACCGAGCTCTGTGGCATCAATAAGGGGATCGGCGGGTTTCTTGCTGCACGCGGGGTTTACACCTGCGGTGACATGGAACGCCTGCCGATTGGTGTGCTGGCGCAGCGCTTCGGCAACCCGGGGCGGCGCATCTGGTACATGGCACAGGGGGCCGATCCGGAGCCCCTGCAACTCGGCCTGGCCGCGCCCAAAACCATGGGCCACGGCAAGGTCATGCCACCAAATACCCGCGCGGCGGGCGTCATCCTCACCTATCTATTACACATGAGCGAAAAGCTCGCCGCGCGCTTGCGACGCCATGCCATGGTGGCGCAGACCTTTTCCATCGCCCTCAACACACGCGAGGGATGGATCGGCAACAAGGCGCGCAGCGTAGTGCCCACCCAAAACGGCAAGACCATTGTGCAACTGTGCAAACGGGTGATCGGCGCCTGCTGGCGCGGCCAGGGGGTACATCAGGTGCAGGTCACCGCCCTGGATCCGCGCCCCCTGAACGGGCAGCTGGAGATGTTTGCAGCGGGCGCGGAGCCGGACCGGGAAAAGCAAACCCGGGCCCATGCGGCCATCGATACGATCAACGCCCGTTATGGTGAATTTACCCTGGCCCCCGCCCGCCTGCTCAACCGCTCCACCATGCCCAATGTCATTGCCCCGGCCTGGAAGCCTTACGGCCATCGACAGACCATTCAGGATATCGAGGCCGACACACGGCGGGCCAATAAGGATGATGCGGACGCACCCGGCTAG